The Oceanibaculum nanhaiense genome includes a region encoding these proteins:
- a CDS encoding ABC transporter permease — protein sequence MPVWGIPVWLRFARRELRGGLKGFRIFLACLMLGVAAIAGVGSVSESLLAGLRADASQILGGNVDIESVHRPITPEALAYLEMQGRLSHVADMRAMARNPNGDQRSLSELKAVDGAYPLVGSIELDPALPLDQALAERGGVWGAVIDPNLLDRLGLAVGDRLRVGDLDVEVRAALVREPDRAVSFASFGPRVMIARPALEETGLVQPGTLIDYHYRLVLPAGTDHAAWMRDFRQDYAADNGWRVRGLGEAAPGLRRFIDRVAQFLTLVGLTALLVGGVGVGNAVKSYLDGKSTTIATLKCLGAEGAVVFRTYLSLVMILALAGIAAGLVLGAALPYAGAAVLSQLLPVQVAPALYAGPLLLAGLFGLLTALAFSLWPLAKAKDIRPAGLFRQLVSGESGRIGLPYLAALGLSGVALAALAIFSSNERVLAGWFVLGSLGAVVIFLGAARLLMLAVAAMGRPRQPTLRLALANLHRPGAPTASIALSLGLGITVLVAVALTQANMSRQVTEQLPEQAPSYFFIDIQPNQIERFQQTVDAVPGISKVERTPMVRGRVARINGVPADEVTVDPEVRWVLRGDRGLTYAAAPPPGTQIVDGAWWPEDYQGPPLISFDAEIAAGFGIGVGDTLTINVLGREITATIGNLRRIDWGNLSINFVIIFAPGTMEVAPHTILATVNTDGPVAEEAVQRAVTDALPNVNAIRVKDALEAANQILQAVGQAVRITASVAILAGTLVLGGAVVAGHHRRVYDAVVLKVLGATRRDVLLAFLLEYGLLGAMVALIASVVGTIVAWSVLTFVMRSDFVFAPGVVIWTSLLCTLITVALGLAGTWRALGQKAAPLLRNE from the coding sequence ATGCCAGTCTGGGGGATACCAGTCTGGCTGCGCTTTGCCCGGCGCGAACTACGGGGCGGGCTGAAAGGCTTCCGCATCTTCCTCGCCTGCCTGATGCTGGGCGTTGCGGCGATTGCCGGCGTCGGCTCGGTCTCCGAATCGCTGCTGGCCGGCCTGCGGGCCGATGCCAGCCAGATCCTGGGCGGCAATGTCGATATCGAATCGGTGCACCGGCCGATCACGCCGGAAGCGCTGGCCTATCTGGAGATGCAAGGGCGCCTCTCGCACGTCGCCGACATGCGGGCGATGGCGCGCAACCCGAATGGCGATCAGCGCTCGCTCTCCGAACTGAAGGCGGTGGACGGCGCCTATCCGCTGGTCGGTTCCATCGAACTCGATCCCGCCCTGCCGCTGGATCAGGCGCTTGCCGAACGGGGCGGCGTGTGGGGCGCGGTCATTGACCCGAACCTGCTCGACCGCCTTGGGCTGGCTGTCGGCGACCGCTTGCGCGTCGGCGATCTGGATGTCGAGGTGCGCGCCGCCCTGGTGCGCGAACCGGACCGTGCGGTCAGTTTCGCCAGCTTCGGGCCGCGCGTGATGATCGCCCGCCCGGCGCTGGAGGAAACCGGTCTCGTGCAGCCCGGCACGCTGATCGACTATCACTACCGTCTTGTCCTGCCCGCCGGCACGGATCACGCCGCCTGGATGCGGGATTTCCGCCAGGACTACGCCGCCGATAATGGCTGGCGCGTGCGCGGCCTGGGCGAGGCAGCGCCGGGCCTGCGCCGCTTCATCGACCGGGTGGCGCAGTTCCTGACGCTGGTCGGGCTGACCGCGCTGCTCGTCGGTGGCGTCGGCGTCGGCAATGCGGTGAAGAGTTATCTGGACGGCAAATCCACCACCATCGCCACGCTGAAATGCCTGGGGGCCGAGGGGGCGGTGGTGTTCCGCACCTACCTGTCGCTGGTCATGATCCTGGCGCTGGCCGGCATTGCCGCCGGGCTGGTGCTGGGGGCGGCCCTGCCCTATGCCGGGGCGGCCGTGCTGAGCCAGCTGCTGCCGGTGCAGGTCGCGCCGGCGCTGTATGCCGGGCCGCTGCTGCTGGCCGGCCTGTTCGGCCTGCTGACGGCACTTGCCTTCTCGCTGTGGCCGCTGGCGAAGGCGAAGGACATCCGGCCTGCCGGCCTGTTCCGTCAGCTGGTCAGTGGCGAATCGGGCCGCATCGGTCTGCCCTATCTGGCCGCCCTTGGTCTGTCGGGGGTGGCGCTGGCGGCGCTCGCCATCTTCTCCTCCAACGAGCGGGTGCTGGCCGGCTGGTTCGTGCTCGGCTCCCTCGGTGCTGTCGTCATCTTCCTGGGGGCGGCGCGGTTGCTGATGCTGGCGGTGGCGGCGATGGGACGGCCGCGTCAGCCGACCCTGCGGCTGGCTCTTGCCAATCTGCACCGGCCGGGTGCGCCGACCGCGAGTATCGCCCTGTCGCTGGGGCTGGGCATCACCGTACTGGTCGCTGTCGCCCTGACCCAGGCCAATATGTCGCGCCAGGTGACCGAGCAGTTGCCGGAGCAGGCGCCCAGCTATTTCTTCATCGATATCCAGCCGAACCAGATCGAGCGCTTCCAGCAGACGGTGGATGCGGTGCCCGGCATCAGCAAGGTCGAGCGTACGCCGATGGTGCGCGGCCGGGTTGCGCGCATCAATGGCGTGCCCGCCGACGAGGTGACGGTCGATCCGGAGGTGCGCTGGGTGCTGCGTGGCGACCGCGGCCTGACCTATGCCGCCGCGCCGCCGCCGGGAACGCAGATCGTCGACGGGGCGTGGTGGCCGGAGGATTATCAGGGGCCGCCGCTGATCTCCTTCGATGCGGAGATTGCCGCCGGCTTCGGCATCGGCGTTGGCGACACGCTGACAATCAATGTTCTGGGGCGCGAGATCACCGCCACCATCGGCAATCTGCGGCGGATCGACTGGGGCAATCTGTCGATCAATTTCGTCATCATCTTCGCGCCCGGCACGATGGAAGTGGCGCCACACACCATCCTTGCCACCGTGAACACGGACGGGCCGGTCGCCGAGGAGGCGGTGCAGCGTGCCGTTACCGATGCGCTGCCGAATGTGAATGCGATCCGCGTGAAGGATGCGCTGGAGGCCGCGAACCAGATTCTGCAGGCGGTCGGGCAGGCGGTGCGTATCACCGCCTCGGTCGCCATCCTTGCCGGCACGCTTGTGCTGGGCGGGGCGGTGGTTGCCGGGCATCACCGCCGGGTTTATGACGCGGTGGTGCTGAAAGTGCTGGGGGCGACGCGGCGTGACGTGCTGCTGGCCTTCCTGCTGGAATATGGCCTGCTGGGCGCGATGGTGGCGCTGATCGCCTCGGTCGTCGGGACCATTGTTGCCTGGTCGGTGCTGACTTTCGTCATGCGGTCAGACTTCGTGTTCGCGCCCGGTGTCGTGATTTGGACATCATTGCTGTGCACACTCATCACGGTGGCGCTGGGCCTCGCCGGCACCTGGCGGGCGCTGGGGCAGAAGGCGGCGCCGCTGCTGCGCAACGAATAG
- a CDS encoding aldo/keto reductase, with product MEQRRLGRTGIDVSVICLGTMTFGEQNTEAEGHAQLDYALDHGVTFIDTAEMYPVPPSGKTYGATEAIVGNWISARKNRDKFVLATKVVGASRKGFEHIRGGQAKLDRKNIHQAIDDSLRRLKTDYVDLYQLHWADRQTNSSGQFGYVHKDSPDATPIEETLEALAEIVKAGKVRAVGLSNETPWGMHAFLRAAEQKGLPRVASIQNAYSLLFRPFEIGLSEMAIREDVGLLAFSPLAMGALSGKYLGGAIPQGSRMDRYFSRYGRYIAPKPMAITEKLVALAKENGLSPTHMALAYVNSRPFVTSNIIGSTSVEQLAENIGSADVTLSDELLKGIEAILNEEPMPVL from the coding sequence ATGGAACAGCGCCGCCTTGGCCGCACCGGCATCGATGTCAGCGTCATCTGCCTCGGTACCATGACCTTCGGCGAACAGAATACCGAGGCGGAAGGCCACGCCCAGCTCGACTATGCGCTGGATCATGGCGTCACCTTCATCGACACAGCTGAAATGTATCCGGTGCCGCCCAGTGGCAAGACCTACGGCGCCACCGAGGCAATCGTCGGTAACTGGATCTCGGCACGCAAGAACCGCGACAAGTTCGTACTGGCGACCAAGGTGGTGGGCGCCAGCCGCAAGGGCTTCGAACATATAAGGGGCGGCCAGGCGAAGCTGGATCGAAAGAACATCCATCAGGCCATCGACGATTCGCTGCGCCGGCTGAAGACCGATTATGTCGATCTCTACCAGCTGCACTGGGCCGACCGGCAGACCAACAGCTCGGGCCAGTTCGGCTATGTCCACAAGGACTCGCCGGACGCCACCCCGATCGAGGAGACGCTGGAGGCGCTGGCCGAGATCGTGAAGGCCGGCAAGGTGCGTGCCGTCGGCCTGTCGAACGAGACGCCCTGGGGCATGCATGCCTTCCTGCGCGCCGCCGAGCAGAAGGGCCTGCCGCGCGTCGCCAGCATCCAGAACGCCTACAGCCTGCTGTTCCGCCCGTTCGAGATCGGCCTGTCGGAAATGGCGATCCGCGAGGATGTCGGCCTGCTGGCCTTCTCGCCGCTCGCCATGGGCGCGCTCAGCGGCAAATATCTGGGGGGTGCCATCCCGCAGGGCTCGCGCATGGACCGCTATTTCTCGCGCTATGGCCGCTACATCGCGCCAAAGCCGATGGCGATCACCGAAAAGCTGGTGGCGCTGGCGAAGGAAAATGGCCTCAGCCCGACGCACATGGCGCTGGCCTATGTGAACAGCCGGCCCTTCGTGACCTCGAACATCATCGGATCGACCAGCGTCGAACAGCTGGCCGAGAATATCGGCAGTGCCGATGTCACCTTGTCGGACGAGCTGCTGAAGGGCATCGAGGCGATCCTGAACGAGGAGCCGATGCCGGTTCTATAG
- a CDS encoding Bax inhibitor-1/YccA family protein, with protein sequence MDTQKQYMNRAEAVAADIDAGLRAHMLKVYNYMASGLALTGIVAYAVAQMAVESWSPLALTDFGMTIYGSPLKWVVMLAPLAFVFGLSMGINRMSYATAQIVFWAYAAMMGLSLSSILLVFTGESVARVFFITSGMFAATSLYGYTTKRDLSRLGSFMFMGLIGIIIASVVNIFVGSTALQFAISVIGVIVFTGLTAWDTQRIKELYTQLDGSEIAGKKALMGALSLYLNFINMFIMLMQLFGTQRN encoded by the coding sequence ATGGATACTCAAAAGCAGTATATGAACCGGGCGGAAGCAGTTGCGGCGGATATCGATGCCGGCCTGCGCGCCCACATGCTCAAAGTTTACAACTACATGGCAAGCGGCCTTGCGCTGACTGGCATCGTTGCCTACGCCGTCGCGCAGATGGCCGTGGAGAGCTGGAGCCCGCTGGCGCTGACCGATTTCGGCATGACGATCTACGGGTCGCCGCTGAAATGGGTGGTGATGCTGGCGCCGCTGGCCTTCGTGTTCGGCCTGTCGATGGGCATCAACCGCATGTCCTACGCCACGGCGCAGATCGTGTTCTGGGCCTATGCGGCGATGATGGGCCTGTCGCTGTCCTCGATCCTGCTGGTCTTCACCGGCGAGAGCGTGGCCCGCGTGTTCTTCATCACCTCCGGCATGTTCGCCGCGACCAGCCTGTACGGCTACACCACCAAGCGTGACCTGTCGCGCCTGGGGTCGTTCATGTTCATGGGGCTGATCGGCATCATCATCGCGTCTGTGGTGAACATCTTCGTCGGCTCCACGGCGTTGCAGTTTGCCATCTCGGTGATCGGCGTCATCGTGTTCACCGGCCTCACCGCCTGGGACACGCAGCGCATCAAGGAACTGTACACGCAGCTCGACGGCAGCGAGATCGCTGGCAAGAAGGCCCTGATGGGCGCGCTGTCGCTGTACCTGAACTTCATCAACATGTTCATCATGCTGATGCAGCTGTTCGGCACGCAGCGCAACTAA
- a CDS encoding 4a-hydroxytetrahydrobiopterin dehydratase, whose translation MVRQLTDTEIDAALAELTGWRRVEERPAIARSFKFTDFNQAFGFMTRVALMAEKLDHHPEWSNVYNRVEIVLMTHDAGGVSERDLKLARFIDSL comes from the coding sequence ATGGTACGGCAACTGACGGATACGGAAATCGACGCAGCACTCGCGGAACTGACAGGCTGGCGGCGGGTGGAGGAGCGACCGGCAATCGCCCGCAGCTTCAAATTCACCGACTTCAATCAGGCTTTCGGCTTCATGACAAGGGTCGCCCTGATGGCCGAGAAGCTGGATCATCACCCGGAATGGTCGAACGTCTATAACCGCGTCGAGATCGTGCTGATGACGCACGATGCAGGCGGGGTCAGCGAACGCGACCTGAAACTGGCCCGCTTCATCGATTCCCTCTGA
- a CDS encoding metallopeptidase family protein, translating to MAASKLLKFPVGVTLAAQPGRAIVDHMKTPIHTTAPSLDDIEEMALAALQVIPDPLRQHVRDVLLRIEDFPDEDTELEMGVETPFDLLGLYRGVAMTNRSLLDVPQDVDMIFLYRRPILDYWCETGEDLQDIVRHVLIHEIGHHFGYSDDDMEAIEERG from the coding sequence ATGGCTGCTTCCAAACTCCTGAAATTCCCTGTCGGCGTCACCTTGGCGGCCCAGCCCGGGCGCGCTATCGTCGATCACATGAAGACACCGATCCACACCACGGCGCCCAGCCTCGACGATATCGAGGAGATGGCGCTGGCCGCACTGCAGGTCATCCCCGATCCGCTGCGCCAGCATGTCCGCGACGTGTTGCTGCGGATCGAGGATTTTCCCGACGAGGATACCGAACTGGAGATGGGTGTGGAAACGCCCTTCGACCTGCTGGGGCTCTATCGCGGCGTGGCGATGACCAACCGCAGCCTGCTGGATGTGCCGCAGGATGTGGACATGATCTTCCTCTACCGCCGGCCGATCCTGGATTACTGGTGCGAGACCGGCGAGGATCTGCAGGACATCGTGCGCCATGTGCTGATCCACGAGATCGGCCATCATTTCGGCTATTCCGACGACGATATGGAAGCCATCGAGGAGCGGGGCTGA
- a CDS encoding DUF1194 domain-containing protein, with translation MTRLALSRSCHGLLLVLLAFSLLLPSRAARAEIPVDLQLVLAIDASSSVDYDEFNLMANGLAHAFRDERVKQAITSGALGAIAVSIVQWASAGTNAQHVSVPWQLVDSPAAAEALADKLQMMPRDVDGGGTSIGNAIRYSLQQFPAGPYRGLRQVIDVSGDGIDNGVDPVRPARDEAVAQGVTVNGLAILNEEKNLDRHYQDYVIGGPGAFVIEAADYADFSRAILQKLLREISDVPMARAPDGASPVLAMR, from the coding sequence ATGACGCGCTTGGCCCTTTCCCGCTCCTGCCACGGCCTGCTGCTGGTTCTGCTGGCTTTCTCGCTGCTGTTGCCGTCCCGCGCGGCGCGGGCGGAAATCCCCGTCGATCTGCAGCTCGTCCTCGCCATCGATGCCTCCTCCTCGGTCGATTACGACGAATTCAACCTGATGGCGAACGGGCTGGCGCATGCCTTCCGCGACGAGCGGGTGAAGCAGGCGATCACCAGCGGCGCGCTCGGCGCAATCGCCGTCAGCATCGTGCAATGGGCCAGCGCCGGCACCAATGCCCAGCATGTCTCCGTGCCCTGGCAGCTGGTCGATAGTCCGGCAGCCGCGGAGGCGCTGGCCGACAAGCTGCAGATGATGCCGCGCGATGTGGATGGCGGCGGCACTTCCATCGGCAATGCCATCCGCTATTCCCTGCAGCAGTTTCCGGCCGGTCCCTATCGCGGGCTGCGGCAGGTCATCGATGTCTCCGGGGACGGTATCGACAATGGCGTCGATCCGGTGCGTCCGGCGCGCGACGAGGCGGTCGCGCAGGGGGTGACGGTCAATGGCCTTGCCATCCTGAACGAGGAGAAGAACCTCGACAGGCATTATCAGGATTATGTCATCGGCGGACCGGGCGCCTTCGTGATCGAGGCTGCCGACTATGCCGATTTCTCCCGCGCCATCCTGCAGAAGCTGCTGCGCGAAATCAGCGACGTGCCGATGGCGCGCGCCCCGGACGGGGCCAGTCCTGTTCTGGCGATGCGCTAA
- a CDS encoding DUF1045 domain-containing protein encodes MSDPRYALYYCPPEGSDLYRFGCRWLGRDAVTGTALEQPAVSQISPERLEEVTRTARHYGFHGTLKPPFRLHRQATEEQLTGSLTRFAAQLRPFTAPPLVLKNLSGFLALQCATPSPEIDTLAAACVTALDRFRAPASESELAKRRAAGLTERQEEMLVRWGYPYVMDCFRFHMTLTSRLPDEAEHAAFRKALEPMVARFAAEPLRVEAVALFRQESHDAPFVLARSFPLSKI; translated from the coding sequence ATGAGCGATCCGCGTTACGCCCTGTATTACTGCCCGCCAGAAGGCAGCGACCTGTATCGTTTCGGTTGCCGCTGGCTGGGCCGTGACGCCGTCACCGGCACGGCGCTGGAGCAGCCTGCCGTGTCGCAGATCAGCCCGGAACGCCTGGAGGAAGTGACCCGCACCGCCAGGCATTACGGCTTCCACGGCACGCTGAAGCCGCCCTTCCGGCTGCACAGGCAGGCCACCGAGGAGCAGCTCACCGGCAGCCTGACGCGTTTTGCCGCGCAGCTTCGCCCGTTCACCGCGCCGCCGCTGGTGCTGAAGAATCTGTCGGGATTCCTGGCCCTGCAGTGCGCCACCCCCTCGCCGGAGATCGACACGCTGGCCGCCGCCTGCGTCACCGCGCTGGACCGCTTCCGCGCGCCCGCCAGCGAATCGGAACTGGCGAAGCGCCGCGCCGCCGGACTGACCGAGCGGCAGGAAGAGATGCTGGTGCGCTGGGGCTACCCCTATGTGATGGATTGCTTCCGTTTCCACATGACGCTGACCAGCCGTCTGCCCGACGAGGCGGAGCACGCTGCCTTCCGCAAGGCGCTGGAGCCGATGGTGGCGCGCTTCGCCGCCGAGCCGCTGCGTGTCGAGGCGGTGGCGCTGTTCCGGCAGGAAAGCCATGACGCGCCCTTCGTGCTGGCGCGCTCTTTCCCGCTCAGCAAGATTTAG
- a CDS encoding DMT family transporter has translation MNEAPNTVTGSGRADLPLGRVLFANMLLLGVAILWGSHIPVLDVLLGTLDVWTVALFRYLILIPVAMCWLTLSTAQPFRPAPPKDSEANARVPARFPLGRIALLGIPGVLGFALCYSAGIYFAGPISAAIIATCSPVVATLVNWAISGARPGRAMWLAMGFAVTGGLIAVFSREPAGPGQDHRVPILGEALLVCGMICWSSYSVFAQRWLGGYSQLQITGFTMTAAGIGMILLYPLLSLAGLAHMPEALPPIGIVVGLVYVALLPTLFGTFLWHSGIGIVGVPVAALYMNLLPIFAVLISMLIGTIPTTGQIIGGLVVLAGVAQAQFHRLKTQPS, from the coding sequence GTGAACGAAGCACCAAATACGGTGACAGGCAGCGGCCGGGCGGATCTTCCGCTCGGCCGCGTTCTGTTCGCCAACATGCTGCTGCTGGGGGTGGCGATCCTGTGGGGATCGCACATTCCGGTGCTGGACGTGCTGCTGGGCACGCTGGACGTCTGGACGGTGGCGCTGTTCCGCTACCTGATCCTGATTCCCGTCGCGATGTGCTGGCTGACGCTCTCGACCGCGCAGCCTTTCAGGCCAGCCCCGCCGAAGGATAGCGAAGCCAATGCCAGGGTTCCGGCGCGCTTCCCGCTGGGGCGAATCGCCCTGCTGGGCATCCCCGGCGTGCTGGGCTTCGCGCTGTGCTATTCCGCCGGCATCTATTTCGCCGGGCCGATCTCGGCAGCGATCATCGCCACCTGCTCGCCGGTGGTGGCGACGCTGGTGAACTGGGCGATCAGTGGCGCACGGCCAGGCCGCGCCATGTGGCTGGCCATGGGTTTCGCCGTCACCGGCGGGCTGATCGCCGTGTTCAGCCGCGAGCCGGCAGGGCCAGGCCAGGATCACCGCGTCCCGATTCTGGGCGAAGCGCTGCTGGTCTGCGGCATGATCTGCTGGAGCAGCTATTCGGTGTTCGCCCAGCGCTGGCTCGGCGGCTATTCGCAGCTGCAGATCACCGGCTTCACCATGACGGCGGCTGGTATCGGCATGATCCTGCTCTACCCCCTGCTGAGCCTCGCCGGCCTCGCCCATATGCCCGAGGCACTTCCGCCAATCGGCATCGTCGTCGGCCTGGTCTATGTGGCGCTGCTGCCCACCTTGTTTGGCACCTTCCTGTGGCATAGTGGCATCGGCATCGTCGGCGTGCCGGTGGCGGCGCTCTACATGAACTTGCTGCCGATCTTCGCCGTGCTTATCTCGATGCTGATCGGCACCATCCCGACAACCGGGCAGATCATCGGCGGGCTGGTCGTGCTGGCCGGCGTCGCCCAGGCGCAATTCCATCGATTGAAGACCCAGCCATCATGA